From Ananas comosus cultivar F153 linkage group 2, ASM154086v1, whole genome shotgun sequence:
TGCGACAATGGCCAAGATTAAGCGGATTGAAGCAAACCTTACGACAGGGAAAAAGGTTTCCTCGTAATCAACGCCTTCTCGTTGGGTAAAACCCTTTGCTACCAGGCGAGCCTTGTACCTATCGATTGAACCGTCTGCCTTGCGCTTAATCCTGAGAACCCATTTATTCCCGATTATTTTGCGCCCTGGTAGCAAGTCAACCAAGTCCCAGACATGATTTGACTTCATTGATTCTATTTCCTCCATCGTTGCATCCAACCATTCCTTGTGAGTAGGTAATAAGAGAGCCTCTTGGAAAGAtctaggctcatcatcatcatgtgcagCAACCATGAAAGCTTCCCGTCAATCTCAAAACGACGACGGGGAACGCCCACACGTGCGCTCCTACGAAGTTGAGGCTCCTTATCTAAAGGTAAGTCGCTCCCACTATCTCCAGGAGGTATCGGAGTCGCCTCCTCTCCCTAGACTGAACGAATAAAAGCGCCAATATCAGAGTCATCTATATCATGGAACTTAATTTTATTTCGAACCTCACTTCTATAAGGAAAATCCTCCTTGAGGAATTCAACATCTCGCGACTCAATTTTAGTCAAACTTCTATTTGGCTGCTTTTCGATGAACACATATCCCTTAGAGTGTTGAGggtatcttataaagatacacTTCTTTCCTTTAGGACCCAACTTCCCATACTTGTGAGAAGTGTTGTGCACATAGGCTGCCGAACCCTAAGGACGCAGGtgctccaaatttggtttcctgCCTGTCCATAATTCATAAAGGGTGAAAGGTACTGTTTTGGAGGGTACATGATTAAGATGTAGGCAGCAGTTAACAATGCATCTCCCTAAAAGGAGATAGGCAAAtttgcttgcgccatcattgacctaaccataTCAAGTAAGGTGCGATTTCTTCTCTCTGCTACACCATTTTACTGCGGAGTGCCAGGAATTGTCAGCTGTCTTATTATTCCTTTTTCATCACACAATTCCTTGAATTGTTTAGATAGATACTCGCGGCCTCGATCAGTTCTTAaggttttaattttcatatttaactgATTCTCAAGCTCATTAATATAAcgtctaaaacaatccaatgcttcagacttatggaagatcagataaacatgaccgaagcgcgtatggtcatctataaatgtaataaagtaaaaagcaccatgtcttgccctcacactcattgggccacaaatgtcggaatgtatcaattgtaaagaaaattcTGCCCTTGAAGCTTTATTAAATGGTTTTCGGGTCGCTTTTCCCGCTAAACAATGTTCACATGTGGGCAGGTCGACTTTAGTGAGCGAGCTCAATAACCCGTCTCTAACTAATCTAGTCATTCTATCCTGCCCAATATGACCAAGACGTGCAtgccatttaattgaaacattgtgATCATTCTCAGCAGAAGATAGCAGGGAAAAAgaatcactattattaatattataatcaatgtccaaaatCATAAAACCATTTGACATAAAACCTcttccataataaatagtttcaagatgaatcttaactacatcattctcaaaacgaaaagaaaagcctaactgtagcatagcaagaatagaaaacaagttccGCTGAATTCCTGGAGCATAAAGTACATCATGTAGGTATAAAGTTCGACCACCttgcatgatcaacttgtatgTACCAACGCCTAACACATCGACACTTGAATCGTTCCCCATGCATACTTTTCTGCTCCCAGCAGGCACACGACGGTACTCGACGAATCCTATCCGATCTCTCGCTACGTGGTCTGTTGCTTctgagtctacaatccacacagggagagattcagcaacaaacgtgttagaagaaacaaaagagcgagAATCGGGATAGAGAGGTACCTTCTTCGGTtcagtgcaatcacgagcgaagtgtcctAGCTGATTACAATTGAAGCAGGTAATCTTTGACTTGTCTTTCTTGCCACCTCAtttgtttctctttcttttagtgcTCTTCACGCTCTTAGGTGCGGATCCGCTACGATTTTGAGGCCCAGTAGTCCTCTTTCGCTTGAACCCAGATGTTCGCGAAAGTTTAACTCAGCAGCATTGGCAGTTGGAGTTTTGACAGCCTCAAGTCGCTCCTCCTCCAACAACAAATGCCGTGcaacatcctcaaaagttttgatattttcattatgggtcaaatttactcgcatatgttcCCACGAATTGGGAAGTGAGCGAACTTGGATCTGCTGCTCATCAGTTAAGGTGCCGCCAGCCGACTTTAACTCGCGAATCATATTTGACATTATTCTCACGTGCTGTTTCATAGTCTGATCAGCACGCTTCTTATAACTGTCAAACCGCATAGTAAGACTGCGCAACCTTGTGGTCGAAGTCACACCAAATTTTGCtttgagagcctcccacatGTCATACGCAGTCGGATATTGCTCACACTCGCACAAGTGATCATTCTGCATACTGCTCAGTAACATGATGCGAGCAATGCGATCCTttttaagccaattattataggcttTCATATCTCGGCAAGCCTGGGTGCTAGTGCCCTCTATGGGTTGGTCCATTTTATTACTCAAGTTTTTCAGGACCTCTTGCTCAGTgagaacatattgaattttacggtgccaaatattataattgttaCCATCCAATTTCTCGCCTTTAATCATATCCGCAACAACTTATTTGGAGGCCATTAAATCTCACTAGGTTCATGCAATGCGCAGAAAAaggtattttaaaattagcacacgatacatatattcaattttgccgaatctctaattaaataaattaaaaattagatcatagatgcgtaaagaaaaatttcgctatgctcataatcacatcacacaccacatgtcaaaaattttaaattatttaattaaggtGCACAAAATATTTGGGAGTAAAGACATATTATTTACtctagcaaaattaaaaatccCACTTGACataatatgcataaaaaaattttatattatgcCAAAATTACATCCATATATCATTAAAGGCattatgcatgttaacatattaaatcattttaataaatgcatgcaacatatatcattaaaacatattaattaatctaataagccaaaaaaaaattattttattattataacaaaattCTGCAGGTCCGCATGGGCTGCGGCACAACACGCAGCCCATCCTGCCCGGTCTGCGCACACTTGCCCACGCGGCTCGCGCATGGCTTGAGCGCGGCCCGGGCGGCCCGCGAGGCCAACCATCGTGCGCGGCTCGCGCAGCCTTCGCGTGGCTCGTGCGGACGGCCCGCGCGCGCGCGGCCCGCGAGCGCGCGGCCCTCGAAGCCTGCGTGCAGCTCGCGCGGCACGCTGCCTGCGCGGCCCGCGTGGCCCGCGGCCTGCACGCGGCCCACGTGGCCTGCGCGCGGCTTGCATGCGGCCCGCAAGACCTGCACGGCCGGCGTGGCCCGCGGCCTGCACGCGGCCCGCGCGGCCTACACGCGGTCAGGATGCGGCCCGCAAGGCCTGTGCGACCAGCACGCGGCCCGCGGCCCGCGCGCGGCTAGCGTGCTGCCTGCAAGGCCCGCGCGGCCCGTGGCCTGAGCGCGGCGCGCAGCGTGCGCAAGGCCTGCCTGGCCTGCGGGGCCTGCCTTGTGGGTGCGGCCCGCGCGGCCCTCGTGCTTTCCGCGTGCGCGCCCACACTGCTCCAAGCCGCGTGGTCAACGGaacagtattttattttattttttattagatggataaacttcaaaaaatcataacttATGATTTAAAACTCCGAATCATGCAAGAAATACATCAATAGAAAGCTTGTGAGGAGCTCTTCCAAATCATGCAAGTTTCACAATGAGATATACA
This genomic window contains:
- the LOC109723823 gene encoding uncharacterized protein LOC109723823 — protein: MGCGTTRSPSCPVCAHLPTRLAHGLSAARAAREANHRARLAQPSRGSCGRPARARPASARPSKPACSSRGTLPARPAWPAACTRPTWPARGLHAARKTCTAGVARGLHAARAAYTRSGCGPQGLCDQHAARGPRAASVLPARPARPVA